From the genome of Sulfitobacter pacificus, one region includes:
- a CDS encoding response regulator, with the protein MKILAVDDDPIILELLVQFAELIGEHELTTALSGPEALDLLNSSEAEAFDCFLFDIQMPEMDGIALTKSVRSLPSYADTPILMLTAMSDKRYVDAAFSAGATDYITKPFEVPELRARLGLVEGLVEARQSRTRKIFATQNISAPSQPDAPDNAIELHEPISIYDVDNVIEYMAMQNYVAQLSRGALFGSTTFAFTIRKIEEHHQSMSPFEFYSLVSDVAEVISDTLAGHQFLMSYAGSGTFVCVTESGWRPKMSALMDAVNLALSRTELYDNSARKLYVRVSAGEAIRLIWKSAGSVMEAVAAAHTSAEAASEAHERSLTDFWSVEQRA; encoded by the coding sequence ATGAAAATCCTAGCGGTCGATGATGATCCTATTATTCTTGAACTGCTTGTTCAGTTTGCGGAGCTGATTGGTGAACATGAGCTGACAACTGCCTTGTCCGGCCCAGAGGCGCTTGATCTATTGAACTCCTCCGAAGCAGAGGCGTTTGATTGTTTTCTCTTTGATATCCAAATGCCCGAGATGGACGGGATCGCACTGACCAAAAGCGTGCGTTCCCTGCCATCTTACGCCGACACGCCGATTCTGATGCTGACCGCAATGTCGGACAAGCGTTATGTCGATGCGGCATTTTCTGCCGGGGCCACCGACTATATCACCAAACCTTTCGAAGTGCCTGAATTGCGGGCGCGTCTGGGTCTGGTCGAAGGCCTGGTCGAAGCACGCCAATCGCGCACCCGCAAGATTTTCGCAACCCAGAATATCTCGGCCCCATCACAGCCGGACGCGCCGGACAACGCTATTGAATTGCATGAACCCATTTCGATTTATGATGTGGACAATGTGATCGAATATATGGCGATGCAAAACTATGTTGCACAGCTTTCCCGTGGGGCCCTGTTCGGATCTACGACATTTGCGTTCACGATCCGCAAGATCGAAGAACACCATCAATCCATGTCTCCCTTCGAGTTCTACAGCCTGGTGTCTGACGTCGCAGAAGTGATCTCTGACACATTGGCCGGCCATCAGTTTCTGATGTCCTACGCGGGCAGCGGAACATTTGTTTGCGTCACCGAAAGCGGCTGGCGCCCCAAAATGTCCGCCTTGATGGATGCTGTAAACCTGGCGCTGTCGCGCACGGAGTTATACGATAATTCAGCACGGAAACTTTATGTCCGTGTCAGCGCAGGTGAAGCGATCCGCTTGATCTGGAAGTCGGCTGGCTCCGTGATGGAAGCTGTTGCCGCCGCACATACTTCAGCAGAAGCTGCCAGTGAAGCACACGAGCGGTCCTTGACCGACTTTTGGTCCGTGGAGCAACGAGCATGA
- a CDS encoding response regulator encodes MRILVVDDDPVILDLLADCLTEELGYHLHMYDSAESGLEALHTSQEPFDCILLDIMLPGMDGIQMCELLRQTTQCCSTPILMITASNEVGLMARAFEAGATDFINKPLKPVELTGRVVMAGLLNRSLAKAQHTMSALSDSLKLRFEEPLDLEVPGMTSILAHENQLLRCNANCFVMTMFTLNVSGLRGIYRTVRSPAFRQCLETIGTAAIETLGQHNVNLSYIGNGRFFGTVMDRKRLDQDKLNEEFEANLLATWDFTQTGVPVPPTCTFSQVSPQRMWSNLSASDKLRDCINVEAGGNHLTSSEENDLFARLNNKLAQEG; translated from the coding sequence ATGCGTATTTTGGTAGTAGATGATGATCCGGTAATCCTTGATCTCCTTGCCGATTGTTTGACCGAGGAACTTGGTTATCATCTTCACATGTATGATTCAGCGGAAAGTGGTCTGGAGGCGTTGCATACGTCACAAGAACCATTTGACTGTATCTTGCTGGACATCATGCTGCCCGGAATGGATGGCATTCAGATGTGTGAGCTGCTGCGCCAGACAACACAATGTTGTTCAACACCGATCCTGATGATCACCGCCAGCAACGAAGTCGGGCTGATGGCACGGGCCTTTGAGGCGGGTGCGACCGATTTCATCAACAAGCCGTTGAAGCCGGTGGAATTGACCGGGCGCGTCGTGATGGCCGGCCTGCTGAACCGCAGCCTTGCCAAGGCACAACACACAATGAGCGCGCTGAGTGATTCATTGAAACTGCGGTTCGAAGAGCCGCTGGACCTTGAGGTTCCCGGGATGACCAGCATCCTTGCTCATGAAAACCAGTTGCTGCGTTGCAATGCAAACTGCTTTGTAATGACCATGTTTACGCTGAACGTATCAGGGCTGCGCGGCATTTATCGGACTGTCAGGTCCCCTGCCTTCCGCCAGTGTCTGGAAACGATTGGGACTGCAGCCATTGAAACCCTGGGCCAGCACAATGTGAACCTGTCCTACATTGGCAATGGCCGTTTCTTTGGCACCGTCATGGACCGCAAGCGTCTAGATCAAGACAAGCTAAACGAGGAATTTGAGGCAAATCTGTTGGCCACTTGGGATTTCACCCAGACTGGTGTACCGGTTCCACCGACATGTACCTTTTCACAGGTTTCTCCCCAGCGCATGTGGTCAAATCTATCCGCCAGTGACAAACTGCGCGATTGTATCAACGTCGAGGCCGGTGGAAACCATCTGACCTCCAGCGAAGAGAATGACCTTTTTGCCCGGCTGAACAACAAGCTGGCACAGGAAGGTTGA
- a CDS encoding response regulator, with protein MRILAVDDDPVVLDLLKVILKQEGHDEVVVAGSGPAALDILVRDDRGFDVLVLDIAMPGMDGVVLCREIRKLRYYADTPIIMLTAHSDSRSIESAFGAGANDYITKPFDIKGIGIRLQIAERMMAENRITLDINALQSKLDGPEGQHCFALEDAVCLRGVKQHTDVFSLGNYLSTMERYRVDETSVFAGQIQSFDALYRSCTEQELATVLSEVWNSISAAADNTRLLGSYVGSGTFILIAACSIQDEWLGLEPTIKTILAASPSLKKASLGCPVAVVLGRPFRPNASKTKRVKPTFDRARQLLQKRLEMDAASG; from the coding sequence ATGAGAATTCTCGCTGTAGATGACGACCCAGTTGTTTTAGATTTGCTGAAGGTTATCCTGAAGCAAGAAGGCCACGACGAAGTTGTTGTTGCGGGCTCTGGTCCTGCGGCACTTGATATTCTTGTGCGGGACGACAGGGGGTTTGATGTCTTGGTGCTGGATATTGCGATGCCGGGTATGGATGGCGTTGTTCTGTGCCGCGAGATCCGCAAACTGCGTTATTATGCGGACACGCCGATCATCATGCTGACTGCGCATTCCGATAGCCGCTCCATCGAAAGCGCGTTCGGGGCAGGTGCGAATGACTACATCACCAAACCATTTGACATAAAAGGCATTGGCATAAGGTTGCAGATTGCCGAACGTATGATGGCAGAAAACCGGATCACGCTGGATATCAACGCGTTGCAATCCAAACTGGATGGGCCGGAAGGGCAGCATTGTTTTGCTCTTGAGGATGCAGTTTGCCTGCGCGGTGTCAAACAACATACCGATGTGTTTTCACTGGGCAATTACCTGTCGACCATGGAACGCTACCGGGTTGATGAAACCTCTGTTTTTGCGGGGCAAATTCAGTCGTTTGATGCCCTGTACCGAAGCTGCACAGAGCAGGAGCTTGCCACTGTATTGTCGGAGGTCTGGAACAGTATTTCAGCCGCAGCCGACAACACCCGATTGCTGGGCAGCTATGTCGGATCCGGCACATTCATTTTGATTGCAGCCTGTAGTATTCAGGACGAATGGCTTGGGTTGGAACCTACGATCAAGACAATTCTGGCGGCATCGCCCTCTTTGAAAAAGGCGAGTTTGGGTTGCCCTGTCGCCGTCGTATTGGGCCGTCCTTTCCGTCCAAATGCAAGCAAGACCAAACGCGTCAAGCCGACCTTTGACCGCGCGCGCCAACTGCTTCAGAAGCGTCTGGAAATGGATGCGGCCAGCGGTTGA
- a CDS encoding prepilin peptidase → MTFVLARLSWIDLRTFRLPDVYTLPLILAGLILATGDKGIGLPASLLGCLLGFALFWVVGQYYFWRTGQEGLGLGDAKLFAASGAWLGPAALPYVLLIAALGGLVFLRMRKNAVRREIAFGPWLALGFWLVWIAEHFA, encoded by the coding sequence TTGACCTTCGTTCTGGCGCGGCTCTCTTGGATTGATCTTCGGACATTTCGCCTGCCTGATGTTTATACTTTGCCATTGATCTTGGCGGGGCTGATCCTCGCAACAGGGGACAAGGGGATCGGACTGCCCGCGTCCCTGCTCGGCTGCCTGCTGGGCTTTGCACTATTCTGGGTTGTAGGGCAGTATTACTTCTGGCGCACGGGGCAGGAGGGATTGGGGCTGGGCGACGCCAAGCTTTTTGCCGCAAGTGGTGCATGGCTCGGCCCGGCAGCTTTACCTTATGTATTGCTGATCGCGGCACTGGGGGGGCTGGTGTTTTTACGGATGCGCAAAAACGCTGTCAGGCGGGAAATCGCATTCGGTCCCTGGCTGGCACTTGGATTCTGGCTGGTCTGGATCGCTGAACACTTTGCCTAA
- a CDS encoding DUF4331 domain-containing protein translates to MRFKNNAAKFAMTVSAAALVASAATASSHREAPGITEQPKVDASDFYMFRSYEPGREDYVTFIANYIPLQAPYGGPNYFTMDPDAIYEIHIDNDGDAIEDVTFQFDFKNELANDGGGIALQIGDATVAIPLRTAGPLTGAASDPLNEIESYTVTHIAGDRRSGTATPVTGTGGETSFSKPIDNIGEKTIPDYEAYANAKIQTISIPGCEMPGKVFVGQRAEAFAVNLGEVFDLVNLVPLEGSITNDRANDDLVDRFNVTSLALEVPISCVTGEGNGVIGAWTTASLPQGNVEDPSPTYAATSVYGGAYVQQSRLSAPLVNEVVIGLPDKDLFNAAEPTQDGALATYVTNPTLPALIDILFREPLGATSNIAPSNLPRTDLVTAFLTGFPGVNQQATVTASEMMRLNTAIPATARADQSAFGVVAEDLAGFPNGRRPGDDTVDIALRVVMGALCHPLPLGAELGIEGAVEDTDSDMINLGLCAPEDAPVGNAPFIDGAPISAAELQNVFPYLNTPLPGATN, encoded by the coding sequence ATGCGATTTAAGAATAATGCTGCAAAATTTGCAATGACGGTCAGCGCGGCCGCTCTTGTTGCTTCGGCAGCAACAGCATCCTCGCACCGCGAAGCGCCGGGGATTACCGAACAGCCGAAAGTCGATGCGTCAGATTTTTACATGTTCCGCAGTTACGAGCCGGGGCGTGAGGATTACGTGACCTTCATTGCCAACTACATTCCTTTGCAGGCCCCATATGGCGGGCCGAACTATTTCACGATGGATCCTGATGCGATCTATGAAATTCATATCGACAACGACGGTGACGCAATTGAGGATGTCACCTTTCAGTTTGATTTCAAAAACGAGCTTGCCAATGATGGCGGCGGTATCGCCTTGCAAATCGGGGACGCCACGGTTGCCATTCCTTTGCGCACCGCGGGCCCGTTGACGGGTGCTGCCAGTGATCCATTGAATGAAATCGAAAGCTATACCGTGACGCATATTGCGGGCGATCGTCGCTCCGGCACAGCGACGCCGGTGACTGGCACCGGTGGTGAGACGTCTTTCAGCAAGCCGATTGATAACATTGGTGAAAAGACGATCCCTGATTACGAAGCCTATGCCAATGCGAAGATCCAGACCATCTCGATCCCAGGGTGTGAAATGCCGGGCAAGGTCTTTGTCGGGCAGCGCGCAGAAGCCTTTGCCGTGAACCTTGGAGAGGTGTTTGACCTTGTGAACCTTGTGCCGCTAGAAGGGTCTATCACCAACGACCGTGCAAATGATGATCTGGTTGACAGATTCAATGTCACCTCGCTGGCGCTTGAAGTGCCTATCAGCTGTGTGACCGGTGAAGGAAACGGCGTGATTGGTGCCTGGACCACGGCAAGCTTGCCACAGGGGAATGTCGAAGATCCGTCACCAACCTATGCGGCAACATCCGTCTATGGTGGTGCCTATGTACAGCAATCGCGTTTGTCAGCACCGCTGGTGAATGAAGTTGTGATCGGCCTGCCGGACAAAGATCTGTTCAACGCGGCAGAGCCAACACAGGACGGCGCTTTGGCCACCTATGTGACCAACCCGACATTGCCTGCCTTGATCGACATCCTGTTCCGCGAACCACTTGGGGCGACCTCGAATATTGCGCCATCGAACCTGCCGCGGACCGACCTTGTGACCGCTTTCCTGACCGGCTTTCCGGGGGTGAACCAGCAGGCCACAGTCACGGCGTCTGAAATGATGCGCCTGAACACGGCCATTCCGGCCACCGCCCGCGCGGATCAAAGTGCCTTTGGCGTTGTTGCCGAAGATCTTGCTGGCTTTCCAAATGGGCGCCGTCCGGGGGATGATACCGTTGATATTGCGCTGCGTGTTGTGATGGGGGCCTTGTGTCACCCGCTGCCACTGGGTGCTGAACTGGGCATTGAAGGGGCGGTGGAAGACACCGACAGCGACATGATCAATCTGGGTCTTTGTGCCCCGGAAGATGCGCCCGTGGGCAACGCGCCGTTCATTGATGGTGCGCCAATTTCGGCGGCTGAATTGCAGAATGTGTTCCCCTACCTGAACACACCTCTGCCCGGCGCAACCAACTAA
- a CDS encoding general secretion pathway protein GspK: protein MNQRKKDSGVVLVVLAIAGGLMVLLISSQEAALDRIARAADASVVTQIAMGAEASVVDALRRDLDDAPETDHFNEPWARSVIQDEVLLPTGRFSVQITDLQAKFDVNLLMDVTAGTQDFARRLMVAVEQPPEMANRIARVLAAIGPVAKLEDLENYGVTQETLSAIAPHVTALPVPGTINLNSVNPFLLNVMLKNRSQTAQLIRTRESRGALSREALHNVGALRPQNSGFTSNAYLVDILATAGEAQIRMQSVVVRRNARGEKAVEIVERRFLYEDPDIATN from the coding sequence ATGAACCAGCGCAAGAAAGACAGCGGTGTGGTGCTGGTCGTGCTGGCGATTGCAGGCGGCTTGATGGTCTTGCTGATCTCCAGTCAGGAGGCTGCGCTGGACCGCATCGCCCGCGCGGCGGATGCCTCCGTGGTGACACAGATCGCCATGGGGGCAGAGGCCAGCGTGGTCGATGCCCTGCGTCGTGATCTGGATGACGCCCCGGAAACAGACCATTTTAACGAACCATGGGCGCGTAGCGTGATACAGGATGAGGTGCTGCTGCCCACCGGCCGGTTCTCTGTACAGATCACCGATCTGCAAGCCAAGTTCGACGTGAACCTGCTGATGGATGTGACCGCCGGTACGCAGGATTTTGCACGCCGCCTGATGGTCGCGGTTGAACAACCGCCCGAAATGGCCAACCGGATCGCGCGGGTTCTAGCCGCCATTGGACCGGTGGCAAAGCTGGAAGATCTGGAAAACTACGGTGTCACACAGGAAACACTGTCAGCAATTGCCCCACATGTAACTGCCTTGCCCGTTCCGGGGACAATCAATCTGAACTCGGTCAATCCGTTCCTGCTGAATGTGATGCTGAAAAACCGAAGCCAAACCGCACAGCTGATCCGAACACGTGAGAGCCGCGGGGCGCTGTCGCGGGAAGCGCTGCACAATGTCGGTGCCCTGCGTCCGCAAAACAGCGGCTTCACCTCAAATGCCTATCTTGTCGATATTCTGGCAACCGCCGGGGAGGCGCAGATCAGGATGCAATCTGTTGTCGTCCGCCGCAATGCGCGAGGAGAAAAAGCAGTGGAGATTGTAGAGCGCCGCTTTCTGTATGAAGATCCCGACATAGCCACAAATTAA
- a CDS encoding prepilin-type N-terminal cleavage/methylation domain-containing protein produces MSKGRSPETGLSLIEVLVSLAIFALIGIAGLAVLNTVARTGERTDGRLDRLAELDRAFLIISRDLAQVTWAQMTLGDDALAFQRTGAPRPFKITLSLQDTTMIRRVDLGTSLPVDQHLLSGVATIQWRLLDHSKSWHAVWPPVALDPRTRPLAAELTLGIWRYGVEGADSLTRLFPLPAGRGK; encoded by the coding sequence ATGAGCAAAGGACGCAGCCCGGAAACAGGGCTGAGCCTGATCGAAGTGCTGGTCTCTCTGGCGATATTTGCATTGATCGGCATCGCCGGTCTGGCCGTGCTGAACACGGTCGCCCGCACCGGTGAGCGCACCGATGGCAGGCTGGACCGGCTGGCCGAACTGGACCGCGCCTTTCTGATAATTTCACGTGATCTGGCACAGGTCACATGGGCGCAAATGACATTAGGCGACGACGCGCTAGCGTTTCAACGTACCGGAGCACCCCGCCCCTTTAAAATCACACTTTCCTTGCAGGACACCACCATGATCCGCCGCGTTGATCTTGGCACCAGCCTGCCGGTTGATCAGCACCTGCTTTCAGGGGTGGCCACAATACAATGGCGCCTGTTGGATCACAGCAAAAGCTGGCACGCCGTCTGGCCACCAGTCGCGCTGGACCCGCGAACCCGGCCACTGGCTGCTGAGCTGACTCTTGGCATCTGGCGCTATGGGGTGGAAGGTGCCGACTCCCTGACCCGTCTGTTCCCCCTGCCCGCAGGACGAGGCAAATGA